The following nucleotide sequence is from Aspergillus nidulans FGSC A4 chromosome I.
TGTAAATAAACTAAATCATATATTGAAGAGCACCCCGAAATATGAATGCGCCAGCCTTTCATGGCTTCAAAATGCTTCCAAGCTTGACCTTCCGTAGTGTTGGAGACCCGGCGTGCGAGCTCTCCTGTGGGCTGGAGACTTTGAAGAATACACGCTCGAGAATACTCGCTCGATATAATCAAGTCTATGGAGTACGCCTGTAGAACGGGGCGATGTATAGTCCCCGGGCGGACTCTTAAGCCTCATCCACTTCCCCGGACATTCGGGGCATTGTTCTCCTTGGAGTCGCTAAGGCTCACCAAGCTGTTGCCTTCCAGAGGCTGAAAATCCATGCTACGCAAACTTTACATGAGATAGCTCACGACTTTTCTTAAACTGGCCGGGTTTGACCGTTAATACGCACAAAAATTTGATGCCATGCTCAACGACACCTACTGTAAACGCACTTGGACAGCATTTACCGTGGTTCCCTGCGCAGCAGGCTGGCTATCGATTCCAGATTTGTAGGGAACCATCTTCAACGTCTACACATCATGCCTTTGGGTCCAAGGCTGTTTGGATGCCGCTGTGAAAGCCGAAagagcgaagagaagaaggactcTAGGTACAAGCATAACCCGTGCGCGTATTACTTCTAGTCTATCAGTAGACAGAATTTAGAATCCCTCCACATACCGATCACTTCGCAGCACATCTCCAGCACGTATCTGCGCTAGCCGGCATCTGGAACGACAAATGTGCTGCTCAACTCCGCGAGAGGCTGTCCAGGGACTGTGTAGCCTAGGTATTGGTGGAAGACTGtctgttgatgatgacacTGGAAATGCTCTGGTCAATACGCTATTATAGTTCCCATACATTGTCACTGCGACTGGCAGGGGTGGCATCTCTGGCGTTAACAAGATGCAGGTTACTGTGGATGCCCGATACCACCCCAGGACAAGAGacccaagccagccagtttCTCAGGGTCTCTCCTGTGCCCCCAGAGGCCAACGAGCCAATTTCGAGGTGGTTGGCGTGCTGTATTTCCGGTGATACTGCTGACTGGAGGTTTTCAAGTACTGTTGTTTCACTGCAATCGCCAGATTGGTCTCTCTACTTTTCTTTGGCGGATGTCCACATTGCGGTAATATAGGAGCAGATCTAGAATATTTCGCACATCCTAGTCCCCGTCGCAGTAGCTCTTTCAAAAAGCCTGCTCAAGTTGACCGAGAGTAGTCTTTCTCTAGTAGTCGCTCCTGCTTGGATATTATATACCTCAGAAAGTGAACAATCCACTTTATATACCACTCCAGCAACCCGAAAGCAAATCAGACAGCAGAGCTCATGAAAGAGATAACAGCTGGAGCACAGCGTGCTGGTATGTCTCAGCAATTCTCGCCGTCGCACAAGCAGAAACATTCTCAGGACTTGACAAACGCAAAGCTTGAATGAAATCGCCCAAGATCCAAGACCCATCGCCGACTCGAAGATATCGCCTCCATTTATCTCTATCGTCAGACCGAACCGCAGCCAAGATCTCCATAACACAGCAGTTGCCAGTTAGACTGGGAGCGACCAATGCCTGCTCCTTGGCCCTGAGCAAGAACAGGAAACGTTCCTCCGTTCGACTGTGCAGCTACGGCAGATTACAAGGCCACGAGTTATACAGGATACAGATAGATGCAAGGctatttttgttttcttttcccctctcccctccGTCAACTATTTGTCACGTCCCCACTACATCCAGAGAATTGTAGGAAACCCACATGGTTTTTAATCGGAAATCGGACTCCTCCTGCCAGCGAGAAGAGCTTGGGGCTCCTCAGGCTCGGCTGATGGTCTAGACGTCATGAAATTGCTTCTTGGTAGCGTGAGCTCTTGTCCCTTAATGATGTGTTCTTTCTCTACTCCAGTTCTTTGTATTCTCGGGGGCGACTGCAGCGGGTTTCCTTCTGCAGAATGGCAGTTAACTGCCCATTCTGACAGCTGCTGAATTTTCGTGAAGACGAGACACCAAGCAGTCCCAAACTTGCTTCTTGGCGAGCTGCAGACGAGCTGCAGCCTCGAGCGCTAGCAGTGGGAGCCTGACTCGTAAATGGTATATAGCGGTATGGTAAGTTTCTTGTTGTATCTGCGCCACGTGGTAATACAGAGACTCTCCCCACCAGCTGCAGGAAACTGCAAATGTGATTGGTTAATATAGACTCGTTCCATGGATTCGATCTAGAAGCTGCAGGTCGCACTTACGGTTCGCCTACTACCCCGAAGAAGACCCGGTACTACAGATCCTTACTGCAACCGGTATAAATACTAGATCTCGATCTCCAGTGCCCCTCTTTATCATCTGCCTCTCCCCTCATCGCCAGCCCCTGCCCTGCTAcctcttccctccccgcAGATCGTCAGTCTGTGCCAGTCACCATGGGCTTCATCCGCGGCACCTTCAGCGTGACGGCGGCTCTGCTGGGCGCTGCTCAGGCATGCGCCTGCACGCCAACCATCCAGCTGAACCAGGGCAAGGTCAAGGGCTTCACCCAGAACGACACCAACGTCTACCTGGGCATACCCTTTGCTGAGTCGACTGCCGGCCAGAACCGCTGGAAGGCGCCTGTCCCGCTGACCTCGTTCCCCGGCGGAAGCTTCGACGCGACCGCGTACGGCCCGTCGTGCGCGCAGGCGATGTCTGGCACGGCCATTACGGCGCAGAGCGAGGACTGCCTGAGCCTGAACATCTGGACCCCGCATGCTGCAAGCGGTAACCAGGAACTGCCCGTGTTTGTCTACATCTATGGCGGTGCGATGGTTACTGGAGGCAGCAGTAATGCCCAGTGGCAGGGCTACAACTTCGCGCGCAAGGATGTCATCTATGTCAACTTCAACTACCGCGAAAGTTTGTACGCCTCGCCGAATGCGCCCGAACTGGAGGGGCAGAGCCAGAACTTTGGCATCATGGACGTCGAGCTGGCGCTGCAATGGGTCTACGACAACATTGAAGGTACGAGATCTAGTCTTCTCCTGATACTTGTTTACCTCCACGTTTGCTAAGGTTTAACTTCTAACACGACCTGCAGCCTTTGGTGGAAACAAATCGCACATAGTCCTGGGCGGCCACTCTTCCGGCGGCGTGCACGTTGACCACTATCTCTGGAACCACCCCTCGACCTTCCTCGCCGGCGCCATCGAGATGTCCGCCAACGCCCAGTCCGGCCCGGCCATCACCCCGTCCGGCGTCGGCCTCAAGAAGGTCGTCCAGGACATGCTCGACGCAGGCGTCGCCCTCTCCTGCACCGCCGACGACTACACCCTCGACTGCCTTCGCGCCGTCGACACCTACGCCTTCCAGACCTCCTACTTCAACTCCACCTCCAACACCTGGTTCTCTCCCATCGTCGACAACATCACCCGATTTTCCAGCTATGCGGACCGCTTCGCGGCGGGCCAGTATCCGACCTCGCTCCCCCTGATCGTTGGCAACTCCGACCGAGAGGGCGCGATCTTTGGCTACGTTTACGGCAGCGAAAACACCAACTTCAGCAGCTGGATCGGCACCTTTGACGCAGACCTTGCCTTTGTCCCTGCGGATGAGCTTCTGTCTGCTTACGACCCTGCCGATTATGCTTCCGTCGCCGCCATGAGCGGCGCCTCCTACGGTGACGcccgcttcttctgcgcaaCAGACTACCTCCTCGATCTTCGCGCCGCCGCTCAGCCAACGTGGATCTACCGGTGGTTCGGGCAGTACGACAACGTCCTCCCCATCCCGGGGCTGGGCCCCTCGCACGGCAGCGAAGTGCCGTTCTTCCACGGCGGTAACGAGTGCTTTGAGTCGATCTCCGGCGTCACGGACGCCGAGCAGGCTCTAGCTGACTACATGAATGACTGGTTCGTGGCATGGATTAAAAATCCCGCTTCCGGACCTGGGTGGGAACGTGCGACGCCAGTCGATGGGCCGCTGGCCAGACTGGGTGTTCCTGGTAGCGAGGAGGCGGTTGTCAAGAGCACCACTGGCGAGTACAACAGTCGCTGCCAGAAGACGTATAAGCCAAACTACCCCAACTATCCGCATGTGCTGAACCCGGTCGAGCTGGCGGCTAGTTCGTGAGTTCGCATCGCAATGGCTGGCCGCAGAGGGGAAGGCTTAAACTCCTTTTTTGGACTTGTATTCAAATGTTCTATAGACTACTGTTGCCCTAGTTACCTGTATCCTAATATAGAGCCTCATGAGAACAACTTGGCGTTCCCCATTGCCCCTCACCTTGTATGCAATAAACTTACCACATACTCCTTTCTCCCGtctcttcattcttctcACTCTCTGTACAAGATCACCACACGGCAGACAGATACAGTCCAGTGCTAATGTGCTCTAACATAGCGATCTACCGTACGCATTCGCCAGATGTTCAAGCAGAGTACATGACGAGTATGCAAGTATCTATACTGAAATAACCTTTAACCAGATACCCACTGACTTCGCCATTAGCAATCCCAATTTCTATCGAGCCATCGCTCTTCTCCTGTAGCTAAGTGTTCAAACAACTCAATCTTCTGAGTTTATTGAATCAAGAGACCTTGGCTCCATGATTCACCGACTCCTCGGCCAGGCGGCCTGGCACGGCGGTTCACCAGCGGGCCGTAACCCTTATTCGAGACTTAAATTGTTCCTCGGCAGTTCTTTATGGTTcgaccagaagaagagagaagccACTATCCTATATAGTTGGCGTTGGATTTTTAGCATTATGACAGGCTCGTCAACCTGTGTCTGCATCATCCCTGAACTGCCTATACCTAGGTATGGTACCGTAGCCTACCGCCGCCTTAGCCGCATGCGAAGTCGTTTGCAAACGCTTCTATGCGCCCGTCCTGACCAGGAGCTCTGCCTCTATTGCTTTCAAAGCGGCAACTAGTGTGGAACGGCATGTCAAAGTTCAGACATAAATACCCACCAGGCAGGCCTAACCggcccccccccccccccccccccgcGAAAGCCGAGATGCAATCAATCCCGAATGAGAAGAATACGCAGTTGAGCAGTGTCAAGATTTTCCGATCTTTGACTCCGATAGCCGAGGTACAAGGCAGCCAGACTAAGCTCGGTGTACCAAGTGGGCTGAGCTGTTAGTGGCGCGACTTGTGAGTATGGCCAAGGCCAGCCAGCTGAGACACTACCTGCAAGATCCAGGAGTAGATGATCCTGCGAAGCATGACGGGGCCTAGACCATTGAACACTTGTATTGATATACTACCATAGCGCCGGCACCCAAGTCACATTCTAACGCCGACATTGTATCTTGTTACCTAACTCCAGCTCTGCCTACGTAAAAAGACCATGACTCGCCCAACCTCGAACCTCGGCGATTCAATAGTTTCCAGCGCCACAAATCCTCCctcgaggagaaggttgTCGAAGCGAGTCAGAGAATCGGGTTTTGTATCCTGAAGGGAAGGTTTGGACGAACATAGCTGCtattattattcttctgTGGCCGACGGTGGCAGCGCCAATATCAGACTTCGAGAGACCAGATACGGACCCAGGCTGGGTCGCAAAGCTACCGTAGCTCGTTTACGGGCTAGTCAAAACAATATCAATGTTTCATACCTCAAAGATACGGAATATGAGACTCGTTCAATGATTCGCTTTGCGTAGCTGTTGAGCGCATCTCGGGCGTGCATCCATAGTCAAACCCACAGCACTGTTGACCAATTGGCCTGAATTACATTTCCTGCCCACTTCACCTAAAGTTTCAGAATAAATTCTCTCAAAGTTATACTTTCGCAGGATCAGAATCCCTGTTCAGCCTGCCTGCGCTATACGGTGTCGCTGCCATAAGCCCGTGGCGCATGCAGGAACGAGCCCGTATACGCGGAATACGGCACCGGCAGTGGACGTCCGTATAGCGCCTAGCTGCTTAGCTTGTACCTTATGCTCTCGTGAAGCAATAAGAAATTGCGCCACGGACCACTCTTAAATTGGACACAGGACTCTCTTACGATCTCCCTCAAACATGTGCGCGCACGCACATTCcgtctctccctctctctctctctctctctcgctttCACTCATTGTGGACCTGGGTCGCATCAAAACAGAAGCCTCAGCCCACCGCAGCCAACCGAAGCCACCAACTAGCCGTGCAGGAAAATCAGAGTTTGGATTTCGAGATTATATGGACCTCGGAAGGGCCGGAACCTTGGacctacggagtactccgtagtaGAGACCGAAGCTATTGAATGGCCCCATCCGTCGTGATTACTGCTGTTTCAGGCCTCTCCACAGCCCTAACTGTACCCCGTAACTTCCCAAGCAGACGTAGCGACTGCCCTAAGTGTCCTAGCGGTGGGGGCCAACGTTGGATGGGCCCCGAGGTTTTGCCAGACGGCCAACAggagcttcagcagccagcaGGCTAGGCTGGAATTTGGGTCGACCGACCCACATATATGTGGTTTCTTAGCGTGGATCTAATAACCGATGGATGCGCATGATCGCATCGATCGAAGTCAAAATAATTCGATCTCCCGTGGGCTcagcaagacgaagacgaaaaagaaTGCTTGGCCTGCTGCGCTAGGGCTACGCGAGTATGGTCTCAAACCAGCCGGGCCCATGGGCTCGGAGAATATGAAGATCTGGATAAAGACTCCGTGGAAATCAACTCTATTCCCTGCCAGGTTTTGTCTCGGGGTCCATTCTATTTCAATTACACGATCTTGGTTCATGCGGGATGTTTTTGCGTGCACCTCTGTATCAGCTTTCTGGCCAGAGGGGTGGAAAGGATTCAGTACATCATATCTGCGGTAGACGACCACAACGGACTGCAGTATAGTTACTCCAGTGTGAATTGTCTCGTTGAAAAGAACAGCTCGACGACGTAGCCGTCTTTACTCTGCTAAAGGAAATAGGACCCTCGTGTAAATAGGGCAGCAGCCCAGCTCATGATTGGGgttctcccctccttcaatgGCTGGGGCTCCATCCGACCCAGGCACAACTGCGTCTCCCCATAATTGAGTTCCTTGGTTGAAGTCTAACGAATAATCGCTCTTTGCCACTGGTACTGGTCATCATCGACCACTCTCGTCTTGTTCTGGCTGGCCAAACACTGAACGACAGACCGCGAGTTATAACCCTGCCTGCCTGCCTGCTTGCCTGcggctgccggtgctgctGGCCATCATGCTCGATTTATCAGTGCTCTGATTGTGCCTACAAGTAGCATGGCGCGTCCGGATACTGGCCAAGTGgtacgcttcttctcctccttgtcGAAGTCACTCCAATTAAAGTCGCGTGCAGGTGGCCTGGTATGTCTGTACCGTCGTCGCTTGCGTCTTCCTGGTCGCCCGTCTCGCAGTCCGATGGCGGTTGCTCAAGCGCCTCTACATCGATGATGTATTCGTCGCCCTGGCCGCCTTGTGTCTAATAGGAGATCTGGCGATCCAGCATTACATGTTTAATCAGGGTGGGCTTACACCTTTCCCTCTAGAGATTCACTGCGCAGGCGTTAACATTGGCACAGGAATGTCCGACATGGCCCATGCCAGCACCGAGAATGCGATCAGAATGATGAAGGTAACACTGCAGGAACTTCATTACCgctgagaaaagaaaaaaaaaaataaaataaaaaacaaaaaaagaaagagactaAGAACGGCCCTGCTGCAGATGATCATCCCCGGATCCACTCTCTATGTCACCTCGCTTTGGCTGATCAAGGCCAGCATGGTGATCTTCTACAAGCGGCTTGCCGATCGTACAAAGTACCAAACAATCTATAACATCACGCTTGCCGTGCTCGGCGCAACATGGCTGGTCTTGTTTCTCGATATCGTTCTCAAATGCTATCCGCCGAACCGCCAATGGAAGGGACTGACGGATCCGACTCGTATGTCCTTTCCCCTTGTAAAGCCAGATAAAAAGGTTCTAACTGTGCATTAGTGGCGTGCCCTGAGAAACCGACGACAGTCAATTACTGGCTCACGATCCTCTGTACGAACTCTCTGATATGGTATGTCATGGGCTTATACTAACCTCACCTCGACTGCTAGTCAACATCTTCTCCGACGTCTTCATTATCTGCCTACCAATTTCGCAAGTCGCACGGTTAAAGATGCCCTCGAGACAGAAATGGGGTGTGATTTCTGTCTTCCTGCTCGGCGGTCTTGTCGTTATCACAAGCAGTACGTTACCCCGTTCTCTAACCCTCCATTCAACTCCTTCTACCCCTAACCCTATATCGACGGGCCGACTGGGCGTAGACTAACACACACTTATTCGGCACAGTCATAAGAGCAATCTATTCCCACCGCAATGAACAGATGATCACCTGCACCGTGTCCATGATTGAAACTGCCATCGCCATCATTGCCTCCTGTCTCCCCGTCCTCCGGACGCTCGTCTTTGGCTCGCACTCCCGCACCGGCACCTACAGCTCCAACAAGCGGCGGGGTTATGAGCTTTCTAGCTCGGGAGGTCTCCACAGCAACAGCGCCAATGTGAACAGCAAGCACAGGACGACTGTCAGTGTCTCGCTCTCGCGAAGCCAAACCGTCATCAGCACGCCGGGCCTGAGCGGTACATTTGGAGCCCGCAGTGGGACTCGTCTGGGAAGTCAAGATGAGCGGGATCATGAGACTGAATTCTCAAGACatgagagcgaggacgagctggtcgagaagccGGTCAATATGGGCCCTGGAATTGCAGTGCGCCACGAATATTTCGTCCATGAGGATGGACAGAGTCTGCATGCGCGGTAGCTGCCTGCGCTTGATTCAGTTCACTGTTGGCTCGGCAGGGATCCCATGGACAGCCTGACTGATCGCCGAGGGCGATTTTTCattcatttcttttctttcctttgtGCTTCAAAGTCCTAACAGACCCACTTGGGAGTATACTTATTCTAGCTTACCCTCCTGGGACCCCGTGTATATACCCTACCAACCTAGAGGGTCGCTTGCTTTGTGGTGGCGGCTTAAACTACATATCACATATCTGATTATATTTTGAAGGACGACGGATGATGGACTAAAAATCACCATTAGCTGGCATGAAATGCATCAACTTGGCCAGCTAGGCGTAGTAAAGAGTGGTTTTTATTCTGCCCTGCAAGCGATGGCCGGGGCTAGAACGGCCAATCCATAACCGTATAGAGGAAGGTCGGAGGCCGGGGATGGACTTCACTCAGACACTAAAAAAACACAGACCAATACTATCGAGTGACGGTTTGATTCTACTATTAGACTTTTAGTGGCGGCCATGCATAGgagctgagctgagctgaTCCTGTTCAATAGGCAGCCATCTTGCCGAGTGCAGCACCGGATGTGTTGAACCCATGACGAGCAAAACCCTACTCCTGTCTAGGCTATTATTAGCAAAACGAGCGACAAGTAGAATGCAGGCGTAGAGATGCACGCTAAGGAAATAGTTGGCTTCGCACACCACAGATTGCAGGGCTCGCTGTCAGCAGGAGCTCGCGATGATGCAGTCTAGGAATAGCCTATGGCCTCGAGCACATTACGCCACCTCCCTTCGCACCCATTAATGACCGATGGAGGTACCTACCAGAGCAGAGACCGTCCAGGTTGCATGGATGATAGGACGCATCTGTCTCACGATGCTCCTGAAGGACCAGGGAGGCCCCTGCACGGAAAGATCCGTGATCTCACAGTCCAACGATCTATTTTTTGACGCAGGAATGTCATATGATTCGTTCTGGAGTAAGAATCCTTATAAGGGCACGGCCAATGTATCCTCATCAAATAAGCCTGTCCAAAAAAAATCACCCAGTAGCAGCTATGCTTGTGCCAGCTGCGGCTTGGCGATGTCTCACTCCAGCCCTAAACTGACTGTTGGCCACTTGTGCTTTGTAATGCTTACCCCTCGGTATGTCTCGAATCCATCTATCTTTGTGACACGCCTTCGCCTGGATTGCAGCCTTAGAGTGGTACAGAGCCACCTTCACACTGTGTGACTATCGCCACGCAAGGTGTGGAAGTGGGCTGAGTCCTTGATGGCGACGACGGTGAATACGAGGTGTGAGACATGCTACTCAAGGCGTACGATCAAGCACCTGCATCTgcgtctgcatctgcatctgcagcatcatcatcatcatcatcaccgtcatcatcatatGGTGGCCTTTCTGTACAACTGCCACCGAAGGGATATAAATATTCCCAGATCTCCTGGTAGAGGAGAACGATACTCAGCATACACTAAATCAAGAACATTCGCTTAACCAATATAGTATCTCCAACATAGACGCCTTCATCATGAAGACCACCATCGCTACCctgcttgcccttgctgGCGCCGCCTTTGCTGCTCCCGCTACCGAATCAGCCagctctccctctcccttccccttcagcaTCGATGACGTCAAGCTCTACCACCTGAAAGAAAGCAACACCTGGGATCTCACCATCAAAGTGACTTCGCGCGATCCCTACGGAGCCGCACTGGGTTCCACTACCTGCCACAGTGCCTGGTAACTCCACCCCCTCACTCTTTCCCCCGCAAGCCCTACAACTTAGCTAGAGCCATACTGATTCGAAACAGGATCGACGG
It contains:
- a CDS encoding uncharacterized protein (transcript_id=CADANIAT00007084) → MGFIRGTFSVTAALLGAAQACACTPTIQLNQGKVKGFTQNDTNVYLGIPFAESTAGQNRWKAPVPLTSFPGGSFDATAYGPSCAQAMSGTAITAQSEDCLSLNIWTPHAASGNQELPVFVYIYGGAMVTGGSSNAQWQGYNFARKDVIYVNFNYRESLYASPNAPELEGQSQNFGIMDVELALQWVYDNIEAFGGNKSHIVLGGHSSGGVHVDHYLWNHPSTFLAGAIEMSANAQSGPAITPSGVGLKKVVQDMLDAGVALSCTADDYTLDCLRAVDTYAFQTSYFNSTSNTWFSPIVDNITRFSSYADRFAAGQYPTSLPLIVGNSDREGAIFGYVYGSENTNFSSWIGTFDADLAFVPADELLSAYDPADYASVAAMSGASYGDARFFCATDYLLDLRAAAQPTWIYRWFGQYDNVLPIPGLGPSHGSEVPFFHGGNECFESISGVTDAEQALADYMNDWFVAWIKNPASGPGWERATPVDGPLARLGVPGSEEAVVKSTTGEYNSRCQKTYKPNYPNYPHVLNPVELAASSAS
- a CDS encoding uncharacterized protein (transcript_id=CADANIAT00007085), whose product is MARPDTGQVVAWYVCTVVACVFLVARLAVRWRLLKRLYIDDVFVALAALCLIGDLAIQHYMFNQGMSDMAHASTENAIRMMKMIIPGSTLYVTSLWLIKASMVIFYKRLADRTKYQTIYNITLAVLGATWLVLFLDIVLKCYPPNRQWKGLTDPTLACPEKPTTVNYWLTILFNIFSDVFIICLPISQVARLKMPSRQKWGVISVFLLGGLVVITSIIRAIYSHRNEQMITCTVSMIETAIAIIASCLPVLRTLVFGSHSRTGTYSSNKRRGYELSSSGGLHSNSANVNSKHRTTVSVSLSRSQTVISTPGLSGTFGARSGTRLGSQDERDHETEFSRHESEDELVEKPVNMGPGIAVRHEYFVHEDGQSLHAR